The sequence ACAGCTTGCCGGCATAGGCGGGCACAACTTCATAGACGGCATCGCCAAAGATGAAGCCGCGATCGAGCACGCTGATCTTGGCGTCCCTGAGCGTGCTGAAGTCGCCGTTGAGGTAGCAGGGCGTATCGGGCAGGGCGCTGGCGGCGGACGTGGTCATGGATGTGGACTGCATGAGGGAATGAAAGGGAGCTGATCAGGGTTCATGGCAATGCTTTCAAGGCGATTGAAATAAGGCCGCAGGCGCCTGTTGCAAGGGCGCTACAGCATCAAGCCATGAAAAATATGGCGGCAATGGCGAGAACACCGAGCCCCAGGTTGACCGTGGCCAGTGTGGCAATCTGCCCGACGCGCCGGCCGCCTTCAGGCCAGTTGGCCGCACTCACCGCCTGCTGGAGGCGGCGAAAAGGCCCAAAATAAAGATGGCCGAAAAGTGCAAACATCACCAGGCCAATACCCAGCATGGCATGCCAGCCGGCAGGTGCGTTTTTCATGCCCACGCCCAGCAGCATCGCCAGGCCGGTCAGCAGCAAAACGATGATGGCGGCCCATGCCAGGCTGAAGAAACGCTTGAGCGTTTGCGCAATCAGCGGCAGCCGTTGCGCTGCCAGCAGTTCAGCCGCAGCGGGGCGCAGCGCAAACAGCATGAAACTGATTCCCCCCAGCCAGGCGATTGCGGCAAGAACATGCAGGAATTTCATCAGGGCGGGCATCGTGAGTCTTTCATTGGAATGAGCGCAATTCGACATGCTTTTCAATCGGCTCGATGGCTCGGGAGGAGGGCGGCAGTCAATGGACGCCAGAGGCGTGATTGTGGGGCATGCCCCCCGAGCTTGATCATCAGACGCCCACGAATTGGCCCCCATTCGGAATGGGCACAAAGCTATTGCCAGAAAGCAGGGGTTTCTACGTATAATCAAAGGCTTTGCTGGGGTTGAGGCCCGTAACCTTCGTGTAATTTGTGAGGTACACAATGGCAGATGGACCGGCTGGGTACCCTGAAGGCGCTAAAGCTTCTGCCCGCAAAAGCGCTGCAGTGGCAACTGGCTCAGGCAGTGAAGAAGTGACAGATGAGGCGCAAGACGAAGGGTTCAAGCCCCTGACGCGCGAAGAAGCCAAAAAAATTCGGGAGTTAAATCCTCCCGCTTCTTTGTGGGTGGTGCTGGCGGGGCAGGCCGGAGTCGGCATTCTGGTGGCTGTACTGGCCTGGGTGTTGACGGGCCAGGCGCGAATGGGCTGGTCGGCGGGATATGGTGCGCTGGCGGTGGTCATTCCCGCGGCGCTGTTTGCCCGGGGTCTGTCGCGTCAAAAATCGGCAACGCATGGAAATGCGGCGCTGGTCGGGTTTTTTATCTGGGAAATGGTCAAGATTGCCTTGACGGTGGCGATGCTCTTCGCCGCGCCAAGGCTGGTTGAAGGGTTGAATTGGCTGGCTTTGCTGGCGGGTTTTGTGGTGACGATGAAGGTGTACTGGGTGGCCATGTGGCTTCGCCCGGTGCGCAAGAAGTCGATCAATAATTTTTGAACATTGATAACTGGTGATCTATGGCTGCTGCTGAACACGCTGGAACAACTGGCCCGACGTCTGGAGAGTACATCCAGCATCACCTGCATCATTTGCAGAAAAATTTCTCTTTTGAGAATGTTGAGCAACACAGCATTGTTGACTTCAGCCTGTTCAATTTCGACTCGCTGCTCTATTCGGTCTTGCTGGGCGTCATTGGCTGCTTCTTTTTGTGGCGCGCCGCCAGCAAGGCAACGTCGGGAGTGCCCGGCCGCTTCCAGGCGGCGGTTGAAATCCTGTCTGAACTGGTGGACAACCAGGCCAAGGGCGTGATTCACAATGCCAAGAGCCGCAAGCTGGTGTCGCCTCTGGCGCTGACCGTGTTTGTCTGGATTTTCCTGATGAACGCCATGGACATGCTGCCGGTCGATGCGATTCCTAGCCTCTGGCATGACGCCGGCCCCGCGCTGGGCTTCAATAATTTCATGCGCGTCGTGCCAACGGCTGACGTGTCAACCACGCTGGGCCTGTCCTCCAGCGTGCTGCTGGTCTGCCTGGTTTACAACATCAAGATCAAGGGTCTTGGCGGCTGGGCGCATGAACTCATTGCCGCGCCTTTCGGCGACCACTGGTTTTTGTACCCGATCAACTTCCTGATGCAAATGATTGAATTTGCCGCCAAGACCATGTCCCATGGCATGCGGTTGTTCGGCAACATGTTTGCCGGTGAACTCGTTTTCATGCTGATCGCCCTGATGGGCGGCACATGGGCCTGGCAGTTCAACCCCCTCACGGGTATGTTCTGGCTGGGATTTGGGCATGTTGTCGCCGGAACCGTGTGGAGTATCTTCCACATCCTGGTGATCACGCTGCAAGCCTTCATCTTCATGATGTTGACGTTGATTTACGTGGGGCAGGCCCACGATTCACACTAAGCTTTCTTCTTCTCGTCGTTAGCTTTTCTTTTCCCTTTTCTTTTTACCTTTCCTCTCATCTTTTGGAGCAATCATGGAAAACATTCTCGGCCTCGTCGCTTTGGCTTGTGGTTTGATCGTCGGTCTCGGTGCTATCGGCGCCTCTATCGGTATCGCCCTGATGGGCGGCAAGTTCCTGGAAGCCTCGGCTCGCCAGCCTGAACTCATGAACGACCTGCAAACCAAAATGTTCATTTTGGCCGGCCTGATTGATGCTGCTTTCCTGATCGGTGTTGCCATTGCCCTGCTGTTCGCATTTGCCAATCCGTTTGTCCTGCGTTAATTTTTCGGCAATCCCTGGTACGTTCGATAAGGAATAAGCCGTGAACATTAACTCCACCCTGTTCCTGCAGGCTGTCGTTTTTGCGATCCTGGTCTGGTTCACGATGAAGTTCGTGTGGCCACCAATCACAAAAGCGCTGGACGAGCGGGCACAGAAAATCGCTGACGGCCTTGCTGCCGCCGACAAAGCCAAATCCGAACTCTCCAGCGCCAACAAGCGCGTGGAAGCAGAGTTGGCCACGTCGCGCACCGAGACCGCTACCCGTCTGGCAGATGCAGACCGCCGCGGCCAAGGCATCATTGAAGATGCCAAAGCCCGCGCGGTTGAAGAAGCCAACAAGATCATTGCTGCAGCCCAGGCTGAAGCGGCTCAACAATCGGTCAAGGCCCGCGAGGCGTTGCGCGAGCAGGTTGCCCTGCTGGCGGTCAAGGGCGCCGAGCAGATTCTCCGCAAGGAAGTCAATGCCGGGGTTCATGCCGATTTGCTGAGCCGCCTGAAGACCGAGCTGTAAGCAAAGCAAGGTAGAACAACTATGGCTGAACTTGCAACCATTGCCCGCCCTTATGCAGATGCGCTGTACAAGGCGCAGGGTTCCGATCTGGCCACAACTGCCCTTTGGGTGGACAAACTGGCGGCTGTGGCTGGAAATGCCCAGTTGCTCCAGTTTGCCGACAGTCCGAAGGTCAGCGTGGATCAGGTGTTTGACGTGGTGGCCGGTGTGGCCAGCAATGCAAACGATCCTTTGCCCGAAGCTGCCAGGAACTTCCTGCGCCTCGTGATCGAAAACGGTCGTTTGTCTGCACTGCCCGAGATTGCCAGCCAGTTCCGTTCGCTCAAGAACGCGGCAGGTGGTATGACCGATGCTGTCGTTTTCAGCGCTTTTCCGATGGACGAGCAGGCCTTGAACGACATCGCAGCAGTGCTCGAAAAGCGGTTTGGGCGCAAGCTCGGCATCAAGGTTGAACTTGATCCCTCGCTGATTGGCGGAATTCGCGCGGTCGTGGGTGACGAGGTGCTGGATACTTCGGTAAAAGCCCGTTTGGAACAAATGAAAATGGCGCTGATTGCCTGAACTGACGCGCAAGTGTCACCCGGGTTTTTAGCCAATAACATAGAAAGAAGGAAAGAGTCATGCAACTCAATCCCGCAGAAATTTCTGAACTGATCAAGAGCCGTATCGAAGGCCTCGCCGCAAGCAGCGACATCCGTAACCAGGGCACCGTGGTGTCGGTGGCCGACGGTATTGTCCGCATCCACGGCCTGTCCGATGTGATGCAGGGCGAAATGCTTGAATTTCCCGCCACAGCCGATGGCACGCCAACCTATGGTCTGGCGCTGAATCTTGAGCGCGACTCGGTCGGCTCCGTGATTCTGGGCGAGTACGAACACATTGCCGAAGGCGACACCGTCAAATGCACGGGTCGTATTCTGGAAGTCCCGATTGGTCCTGAACTGCTTGGCCGCGTGGTCAATGCACTGGGTCAGCCCATCGACGGCAAAGGCCCGATCAACGCCAAGCTGAGCGACGTGATTGAAAAGGTCGCGCCAGGCGTGATTGCCCGTAAATCGGTTGACCAGCCACTGCAAACCGGCCTGAAGTCCATCGACTCGATGGTGCCTATCGGCCGTGGCCAGCGCGAACTGATCATTGGCGACCGCCAGACCGGCAAGACCGCGGTTGCGATTGACGCCATCATCAACCAAAAGGGCAAGGGCGTTTCATGCGTCTATGTCGCGATTGGCCAGAAGGCTTCCTCGATCAAGAACGTGGTGCGCTCGCTGGAACAAGCCGGTGCCATGGACTACACCATCGTGGTGGCAGCCTCGGCTTCCGAATCTGCCGCCATGCAATACGTCAGCGCCTACTCGGGCTGCACCATGGGCGAATACTTCCGCGACCGTGGCGAAGACGCGCTGATTGTGTATGACGACCTGTCCAAGCAAGCCGTCGCCTACCGTCAGGTATCGCTGCTGCTGCGCCGTCCGCCAGGCCGCGAAGCCTACCCTGGCGACGTGTTCTATCTCCACAGCCGTCTGCTGGAACGCGCAGCCCGCGTGAACGAGAAGTATGTTGAAGACTTCACCAAAGGCGCCGTGAAAGGCAAGACAGGTTCATTGACCGCACTGCCGATCATTGAAACGCAAGCCGGCGACGTGTCAGCTTTCGTGCCGACCAACGTGATCTCGATCACCGACGGCCAGATTTTCCTGGAAACCAGCCTGTTCAACGCCGGTATCCGTCCTGCGATCAACGCCGGTATCTCGGTGTCGCGCGTCGGTGGCGCCGCCCAGACCAAGCTGATCAAGAACCTGTCCGGCGGTATCCGTACCGACCTGGCCCAGTACCGGGAACTGGCTGCCTTTGCGCAGTTCGCATCCGACCTGGACGAAGCCACCCGCAAGCAGCTGGACCGTGGTGCCCGCGTCACGGAGTTGCTCAAGCAGTCGCAGTATTCGCCTTTGTCCGTCTCCACCATGGGTGCCACCTTGTTCGCAGTGAACAAGGGCTTCATGGATGATGTAGATGTCAAGAAGGTGCTGGCTTTCGAAAGCGGTCTGCACGCTTGGCTGAAGGACAAGCATGCGCCCTTGATGGCCAAGCTTGAAGCCAACAAAGCCATGGACAAGGATGCCGAGGCCGAGTTGACGACAGCGGTCACTGCGTTCAAGAAATCGTTTGCCTAAGCTTGGCCGACTTGATCAAAGTTTGGCAAGTGTCTAGAACCCAGTAGGAGCCCATATGGCAGCAGGCAAGGAAATACGCGGCAAGATCAAGTCGGTGGAAAACACCCGCAAGATCACCAAGGCCATGGAAATGGTGGCCGCCTCCAAGATGCGCAAGGCGCAGGAACGGATGCGCGCCGCCCGTCCTTACAGCGACAAGATTCGTAACATTGCAGCTCACCTGAGTCAGGCGAATCCCGAATACACCCATCCGTTCATGGAGTCCAATGACGCCAAGACCACCGGGTTTATCGTGGTGACGACCGACAAGGGCTTGTGCGGTGGTTTGAATACCAATGTGCTGCGTCTCTTGACGACCAAGCTTAAGGACATGCAGGCTGCCGGTGAAGATGCGCAGGCGGTCGCCATTGGCAACAAGGGTTTGGGATTCCTGAACCGCATTGGTGTCAAGGTCGCGGCGCATGCCACCCAGTTGGGTGACAAGCCACACCTGGACAAGCTGATCGGCCCCGTGAAGGTGTTGCTCGACGCGTACAGCGAAGGCAAGATCAAGGCGGTTTACCTCTGCTATACCCGCTTCATCAACACGATGAAGCAGGAATCCGTAGTGGAGCAACTGTTGCCCTTGACGGCGGACCGGATGCAGCCCGACAAGACCGAGCATAGCTGGGACTACATCTACGAGCCGGACGCGCAAACCGTGATTGACGAGCTGCTGGTTCGCTATGTCGAGGCACTGGTGTTCCAGGCGGTGGCCGAGAACATGGCTTCCGAGCAGTCCGCCCGCATGGTCGCCATGAAGTCCGCTACCGACAATGCCGGCAGCGTGATTGGCGAACTCAAGCTGATTTACAACAAAACGCGTCAAGCGGCGATCACGAAAGAACTTTCGGAAATCGTTGCTGGTGCCGCAGCGGTTTAAGCCGCCATTCAAGATTTAAAGAACGAAAAGGATTCGGTCATGGCTCAAGAGACTCTAGTGGACACAAGCATCCAGGGCAAGATTGTTCAGTGTATCGGCGCGGTGGTGGACGTAGAGTTTGCCCGTAACCAGATGCCAAAGATTTATGACGCGCTCAAGATGGAAGGCTCTTCCCTGACGCTTGAAGTCCAGCAGCAACTGGGTGACGGCATTGTGCGTACGATCGCCTTGGGCACGTCCGACGGCCTGCGCCGCGGCAACATCGTGTACAACACCGGCGCCAACATTACCGTTCCCGTGGGCAAGGCCACGCTGGGCCGCATCATGGACGTGCTGGGTGCGCCGATTGACGAGCGCGGCCCGGTTGACCAGACGCTGACCGCTCCGATTCACCGTAAGGCGCCTGCCTATGACGAACTGAGCCCATCGCAAGAGCTGCTCGAAACCGGCATCAAGGTGATTGACTTGGTATGCCCGTTCGCCAAGGGCGGCAAGGTTGGCCTGTTCGGCGGCGCCGGTGTCGGCAAGACCGTGAACATGATGGAGCTGATCAACAACATCGCCAAGGCGCACTCGGGCCTGTCCGTGTTTGCCGGCGTCGGTGAGCGTACCCGCGAAGGCAATGACTTCTATCACGAGATGGCCGATTCCGGCGTCGTGAACCTCGACAAGCTCGAAGACTCCAAAGTCGCCATGGTCTATGGCCAGATGAACGAGCCCCCAGGAAACCGTCTGCGCGTGGCGTTGACCGGCCTGACGATTGCCGAGTCCTTCCGTGACGAAGGCCGCGACGTGCTGTTCTTCGTGGACAACATCTACCGCTACACGCTGGCCGGCACCGAAGTGTCCGCACTGCTGGGCCGCATGCCTTCCGCCGTAGGCTACCAGCCAACGCTGGCCGAAGAAATGGGCCGCCTGCAAGAGCGCATCACTTCGACCAAGGTCGGTTCGATCACCTCCATCCAGGCCGTTTACGTTCCTGCCGATGACTTGACCGATCCATCGCCTGCCACCACCTTTGCCCACCTGGATTCCACCGTGGTGCTGAGCCGTGACATCGCTTCGCTGGGTATTTATCCTGCGGTCGATCCGCTGGACTCGACCAGCCGCCAGCTGTCACCGGCGGTCGTCGGTGAAGACCACTACAACACCGCCCGTGCGGTGCAGGGAACGCTGCAGCGCTACAAGGAATTGCGCGACATTATCGCGATTCTGGGCATGGACGAACTGGCGCCTGAAGACAAGCTGGCCGTGGCCCGCGCCCGTAAAATCCAGCGTTTCCTGTCGCAGCCGTTCCACGTTGCTGAAGTGTTCACCGGCTCGCCCGGCAAGTACGTCAGCCTGGCCGAAACCATTCGCGGCTTCAAGATGATTGTGGCCGGCGAGTGCGACCACTTGCCGGAGCAGGCCTTCTACATGGTCGGCACCATTGACGAAGCCTTCGAAAAAGCCAAGAAGATGTAAGTAAAGCCGGCGTTTGGGCCAGCCGCGTGCCGGCTTGGTCCGGGCGCCAACTTTCTTCACATCTTTTAAATTGGAGTACGTATGAATACCATCCACGTCGATGTCGTCAGCGCAGAAGAGTCCATCTTCTCCGGCGAGGCCCGGTTTGTGGCTTTGCCAGGCGAAGCGGGCGAACTGGGTATTTACCCACGCCACACGCCGCTGATCACCCGCATCCGGCCGGGCGCCGTGCGTATTGAAAAAGCGGATGGCACGGAAGAGTTTGTGTTTGTTGCCGGCGGCCTGCTGGAAGTGCAGCCGAACTGCGTGACTGTCCTGAGCGATACTGCCATTCGCGGCAAGGATCTGGACGAAGCCAAGGCTACCGCCGCCAAGGCCCTGGCCGAAGAAGCCCTGAAAAACGCCAAGAACGATATCGATATCGCCATGGCGCAGTCCGAGTTGGCCGTCATGGCCGCCCAGATTGCAGCGCTGCGCAAATACCGCCAGAAAAAATAAAAACCAACAAGCGCAGACTTCGGTCTGCAACTGCAGGCATCCGGCAACGGATATCTGCAATCCCGAGCCCTTGCCGCAAGTCAAGGGCTTTTTTTATGCCTGTTCGTGATGGCTGGCGGGATTACTGCAGCAGCGGCGTGTCGGGCAGTTCGTTGGGGTGCCTGGCTGACGCATCCGTCCGCGCAAAATGCGCCACCAGCAGCGTCGAGGCTTCTTCCAGCGCCTGCGTCAGCCCGTCTTCATAGCGTTTTTCCCGAAAGGCGCTGGCCATGTGCGCCACCACGGACTGCCAATGTGTCGCGTCCACATGGCGCATCAGCCCCCGGTCGGCGACGATTTCAATCGCGTGTTCGGCCAGCAGCACGTAGATCAGCACGCCGTTGTTGTGTTCGGTGTCCCAGACGCGCAGCTTGCTGAACATCATGACGGCCCGCTGCCGGATCAGGTCGCCCAGGGTATTTTTATCGTCCATCCGCCATAAATAACTGGCAGGCAGTGCAGCCTCGACGCAGATGCGGATCTGCCCGCTGTGGCGCTGCTCGCTGGCCGCGACCCGCTCGGCCAGGCGATGCGCTAGGTCGGAGGGAATGGCGCGCCGGCTGTCGGCTGCGTCCAGCCACAGGTGCTTGAGCAGGAGTGTGAGCTTGTTCATCAAAATGCTTACCAGTTGCCCGATGCGCCGCCGCCACCGAAATTGCCGCCGCCGCCGCTGCTGAAGCCACCCCCGCCGCCGCCACGACTGCCACCAAAACTGCCGCCACCAAAACCACCACCGCCGAAGCCTCCGGGGCCGCCCCAGCCTGACGAGCGACCGCCACGGCCCATGCCGCCCAAGCCGCTGATGCCGGAGATCAGCGCGAACACCATGCCGACCACTGCGGCAATGGCGCCGATGACCAGGCTGCTGGTGAACACCCAGGCCAGCACGCCCACCGCGCCGCCAGTTGCCACCGAGCCCAGCTTGCGGCCCAGCACACTTGACAGCACCCGGCCGCCGATGGGCACGGCAAAAAACAGGAACACCGCCAGCGTCGTCCAGTCGAATCCGCCGCCGCTGCCGCGATGGGTTTGTCCCTGCTGCGGCGCCGGCAGGTTTTCGCCGGTGATGCGCGCCATGATCTGGCTGGCGCCGGCGTCCAGTCCGCCGGCAAAGTCGCCCTGCTTGAAGCGCGGCGTGATCGCGGTCTCTATGATCTGGCTTGCCGCCAGGTCGGGAATGGCGCCTTCGAGCGCCTTGGTGGTTTCAATGCGAACGGCGCGGTCGTTCTTGGCCACCACCAGCAGCAGGCCGTCGCCAATGCTCTTGCGGCCGATTTTCCAGCTGTCGCCGATGCGCTGCGCATACGCGGCAATGTCCTCGGGTTGGGTGGTCGGCACCATCAGCACGACCACCTGGGCGCCGCGCGACTGCTCGAAGGCCGTCAGCCTGGCTTCCAGCGCGGCCTTTTGCGCCGCCGTCAGCGTGCCGGTGCTGTCCATCACATGCGCGGTCAGCGGCGGGACGGGCTGAACGCCTTGCGCCCAGGCCGCGACGCTGGCCAAGGGTAGCCATACCGCCAGTAACAGTGCCTGCAAGAAGATACGCAAAGTCATCGGCTGCGCGGCTTATTTCTTGTTGAAATCAACCACCGGCGGCACGGAAATCTGCGCTTCGTTGGCGACCGCGAAGTTGGGCTTGACCTTGTAGCCAAAAATCATTGCGGTCAGGTTGTTTGGAAAGCTGCGCGCCAGCACGTTGTACTCCTGCACCGTCTGGATGTAGCGGTTGCGCGCCACGGTGATGCGGTTTTCGGTGCCTTCGAGTTGCACCCGCAAATCGCGGAAAGCCTGGTTCGCCTTCAGGTCCGGGTAGCGTTCGCTGACCACCATCAGGCGGCTCAGGGCGCTGCCCAGTTCGCCCTGCGCGGCCTGGAATTTGCTGAAGGCCGCCGGGTCGTTCAGGGTTTCGGGCGTGACCTGGATCGAGGTGGCCTTGGCGCGCGCTTCAATCACCTTCGTCAGCGTGTCCTGCTCGAAAGCGGCTTCGCCCTTGACCGTGGCCACGATATTGGGCACCAGGTCGGCGCGGCGCTGGTACTGGTTCAGCACCTCGGACCAAGCCGATTTGGTCTGCTCGTCCAGGCTCTGGAACTGGTTGTAGCCGCAGCCCGAAAGGAGTAGACCCAGCAGGGCGATGAAAGATAAGCGTAATAAGCTCGATGCCATGTAAAAGCCTCCAAAATTCAAGCCTTAACACTACCATAGTCGCATGTGATCGAACCTGATTTGACGCACGCGCAATCCCGATTAAACCGATACCGACCCAATCCGATTGGCATCATGCGAAAACCTCAAGCGCCGCCTGGCAGCCCCGAAAACGCCGATGCGACCGAAGCGGCGTTTTACGATGCGCTGCAAAGCGGCGATATCGAAAAACTCATGGCCTGCTGGAGCGATGAAGACGATATCGTGTGCGTGCATCCCGGCGGTGCCCGGCTGCTCGGCCTCGCCGCCATACGCGGCGCGTTTGACACCATGTTCGCCAACGGCGCCATTCGTGCGCAGCCGCTCAAGGTGCGCAGGCTGCAGTCGCTGGGCGCCAGCATGCACAGCTTGCTGGAGCGCATCGAAGTGCTGACCGAAGACGGGCCGCGCCATGCCTATGTCGTCGCCACCAATGTGTACCACCTGACGGCGCAAGGCTGGCGCATGGTGGCGCATCACGCCAGCCCTGGAACCCTGCCCGAGTTGCAGGAAGCGTCGCAAACTCCCTTCACCCTGCACTGACAAAATGGCCATGAATTACGGCGCCCCCTGGTGGTTACCCGATGGCAATACGCAGACCATCTGGGCCGCCCTGCGCGCGCGCCGCTTCATGGGGCCGCCGCCCGTGTTTCGCCGCGAACGCTGGAGTACGCCGGATGACGACTTTGTCGATGTGGACTGGCTGATGCCACGGTTTGAAAGCGCAGGCCTGGCCGAGCGCGGGGCAGTTCGTGAAGCGCCAAGCGTGGGGGTGCCTCTGCTGGTGCTGTTTCACGGACTTGAAGGCTCGTCGTCCAGCCACTATGCCCAGGCCTTTGCCGACGTCGCCGGCAGCCGGGGCTGGGCCTGCGCCGTGCCGCACTTTCGCGGCTGTTCCGGCGAGCCCAACCTGGCGCCGCGTGCCTACCACTCGGGCGATTTTGCTGAAATCGACTGGATGCTCAGGCGTTTTGCCGGCCTGAACCAGGGGCCGGTCGTGGCCGTCGGAATCTCCCTGGGTGGCAATGCGCTGATGCGCTGGGCCGGCGAGATGGGCACGCAGGCCGGGCAGGTGGTGACGGCGGTGGCGGCGGTCTGCGCGCCGCTTGATCTGACGGCCAGCGGCCAGGCCATCGGCCAGGGCTTCAACCGTCAGGTGTACACCCGCATGTTCCTCAAATCCATGGTGCCCAAGGCGCTGCAAAAACTGGCGCAGCATCCCGGCCTGTTCGACCGCGACACCTTGCTGGCGGCACGCGACCTGCATGCGTTCGACAATGTCTTTACCGGGCCGGTGCACGGGTTCAAGGGCGTTGACGATTACTGGTCGCGCGCGTCGGCCAAACCTCATCTGGGCCGGATTGCCGTGCCTGCGCTCGCACTGAACGCCTTGAACGATCCCTTCATTCCCGCAGCAAGCCTGCCGCAGTCTGCCGATGTCAGCCCCTGGGTCACCTTGTGGCAGCCGGCGCAGGGCGGCCATGTCGGCTTTCCCGCATCGAATTTTCCGGCGCATGTGCGCGCCATGCCTGAAGCGGTGGCGGGCTTTCTGGCGGCGCAGCTTTAGTCCGTTGCATGACCCCCG comes from Polaromonas naphthalenivorans CJ2 and encodes:
- a CDS encoding TPM domain-containing protein, encoding MTLRIFLQALLLAVWLPLASVAAWAQGVQPVPPLTAHVMDSTGTLTAAQKAALEARLTAFEQSRGAQVVVLMVPTTQPEDIAAYAQRIGDSWKIGRKSIGDGLLLVVAKNDRAVRIETTKALEGAIPDLAASQIIETAITPRFKQGDFAGGLDAGASQIMARITGENLPAPQQGQTHRGSGGGFDWTTLAVFLFFAVPIGGRVLSSVLGRKLGSVATGGAVGVLAWVFTSSLVIGAIAAVVGMVFALISGISGLGGMGRGGRSSGWGGPGGFGGGGFGGGSFGGSRGGGGGGFSSGGGGNFGGGGASGNW
- the atpB gene encoding F0F1 ATP synthase subunit A, whose amino-acid sequence is MAAAEHAGTTGPTSGEYIQHHLHHLQKNFSFENVEQHSIVDFSLFNFDSLLYSVLLGVIGCFFLWRAASKATSGVPGRFQAAVEILSELVDNQAKGVIHNAKSRKLVSPLALTVFVWIFLMNAMDMLPVDAIPSLWHDAGPALGFNNFMRVVPTADVSTTLGLSSSVLLVCLVYNIKIKGLGGWAHELIAAPFGDHWFLYPINFLMQMIEFAAKTMSHGMRLFGNMFAGELVFMLIALMGGTWAWQFNPLTGMFWLGFGHVVAGTVWSIFHILVITLQAFIFMMLTLIYVGQAHDSH
- a CDS encoding F0F1 ATP synthase subunit B — its product is MNINSTLFLQAVVFAILVWFTMKFVWPPITKALDERAQKIADGLAAADKAKSELSSANKRVEAELATSRTETATRLADADRRGQGIIEDAKARAVEEANKIIAAAQAEAAQQSVKAREALREQVALLAVKGAEQILRKEVNAGVHADLLSRLKTEL
- the atpE gene encoding F0F1 ATP synthase subunit C — its product is MENILGLVALACGLIVGLGAIGASIGIALMGGKFLEASARQPELMNDLQTKMFILAGLIDAAFLIGVAIALLFAFANPFVLR
- a CDS encoding ATP synthase subunit I, which gives rise to MADGPAGYPEGAKASARKSAAVATGSGSEEVTDEAQDEGFKPLTREEAKKIRELNPPASLWVVLAGQAGVGILVAVLAWVLTGQARMGWSAGYGALAVVIPAALFARGLSRQKSATHGNAALVGFFIWEMVKIALTVAMLFAAPRLVEGLNWLALLAGFVVTMKVYWVAMWLRPVRKKSINNF
- the atpD gene encoding F0F1 ATP synthase subunit beta, whose amino-acid sequence is MAQETLVDTSIQGKIVQCIGAVVDVEFARNQMPKIYDALKMEGSSLTLEVQQQLGDGIVRTIALGTSDGLRRGNIVYNTGANITVPVGKATLGRIMDVLGAPIDERGPVDQTLTAPIHRKAPAYDELSPSQELLETGIKVIDLVCPFAKGGKVGLFGGAGVGKTVNMMELINNIAKAHSGLSVFAGVGERTREGNDFYHEMADSGVVNLDKLEDSKVAMVYGQMNEPPGNRLRVALTGLTIAESFRDEGRDVLFFVDNIYRYTLAGTEVSALLGRMPSAVGYQPTLAEEMGRLQERITSTKVGSITSIQAVYVPADDLTDPSPATTFAHLDSTVVLSRDIASLGIYPAVDPLDSTSRQLSPAVVGEDHYNTARAVQGTLQRYKELRDIIAILGMDELAPEDKLAVARARKIQRFLSQPFHVAEVFTGSPGKYVSLAETIRGFKMIVAGECDHLPEQAFYMVGTIDEAFEKAKKM
- a CDS encoding TPM domain-containing protein; translation: MNKLTLLLKHLWLDAADSRRAIPSDLAHRLAERVAASEQRHSGQIRICVEAALPASYLWRMDDKNTLGDLIRQRAVMMFSKLRVWDTEHNNGVLIYVLLAEHAIEIVADRGLMRHVDATHWQSVVAHMASAFREKRYEDGLTQALEEASTLLVAHFARTDASARHPNELPDTPLLQ
- a CDS encoding CopD family protein is translated as MPALMKFLHVLAAIAWLGGISFMLFALRPAAAELLAAQRLPLIAQTLKRFFSLAWAAIIVLLLTGLAMLLGVGMKNAPAGWHAMLGIGLVMFALFGHLYFGPFRRLQQAVSAANWPEGGRRVGQIATLATVNLGLGVLAIAAIFFMA
- the atpA gene encoding F0F1 ATP synthase subunit alpha; the encoded protein is MQLNPAEISELIKSRIEGLAASSDIRNQGTVVSVADGIVRIHGLSDVMQGEMLEFPATADGTPTYGLALNLERDSVGSVILGEYEHIAEGDTVKCTGRILEVPIGPELLGRVVNALGQPIDGKGPINAKLSDVIEKVAPGVIARKSVDQPLQTGLKSIDSMVPIGRGQRELIIGDRQTGKTAVAIDAIINQKGKGVSCVYVAIGQKASSIKNVVRSLEQAGAMDYTIVVAASASESAAMQYVSAYSGCTMGEYFRDRGEDALIVYDDLSKQAVAYRQVSLLLRRPPGREAYPGDVFYLHSRLLERAARVNEKYVEDFTKGAVKGKTGSLTALPIIETQAGDVSAFVPTNVISITDGQIFLETSLFNAGIRPAINAGISVSRVGGAAQTKLIKNLSGGIRTDLAQYRELAAFAQFASDLDEATRKQLDRGARVTELLKQSQYSPLSVSTMGATLFAVNKGFMDDVDVKKVLAFESGLHAWLKDKHAPLMAKLEANKAMDKDAEAELTTAVTAFKKSFA
- a CDS encoding F0F1 ATP synthase subunit epsilon — translated: MNTIHVDVVSAEESIFSGEARFVALPGEAGELGIYPRHTPLITRIRPGAVRIEKADGTEEFVFVAGGLLEVQPNCVTVLSDTAIRGKDLDEAKATAAKALAEEALKNAKNDIDIAMAQSELAVMAAQIAALRKYRQKK
- a CDS encoding F0F1 ATP synthase subunit delta gives rise to the protein MAELATIARPYADALYKAQGSDLATTALWVDKLAAVAGNAQLLQFADSPKVSVDQVFDVVAGVASNANDPLPEAARNFLRLVIENGRLSALPEIASQFRSLKNAAGGMTDAVVFSAFPMDEQALNDIAAVLEKRFGRKLGIKVELDPSLIGGIRAVVGDEVLDTSVKARLEQMKMALIA
- the atpG gene encoding F0F1 ATP synthase subunit gamma, with protein sequence MAAGKEIRGKIKSVENTRKITKAMEMVAASKMRKAQERMRAARPYSDKIRNIAAHLSQANPEYTHPFMESNDAKTTGFIVVTTDKGLCGGLNTNVLRLLTTKLKDMQAAGEDAQAVAIGNKGLGFLNRIGVKVAAHATQLGDKPHLDKLIGPVKVLLDAYSEGKIKAVYLCYTRFINTMKQESVVEQLLPLTADRMQPDKTEHSWDYIYEPDAQTVIDELLVRYVEALVFQAVAENMASEQSARMVAMKSATDNAGSVIGELKLIYNKTRQAAITKELSEIVAGAAAV